In a genomic window of Littorina saxatilis isolate snail1 linkage group LG6, US_GU_Lsax_2.0, whole genome shotgun sequence:
- the LOC138968560 gene encoding F-box/WD repeat-containing protein 5-like has product MDQARTSTMDEENTEEWGEGFVSAGNSLHLLDLPDSLLLKVLMSLPLESVKSVSLTCLRFNRITCDEQLWKTLFQRDFKISRSHPMHPRACAWRTEYRRLHDESPAEFCQELTDHDDEVWHVTFSHDGTMFATCSKDGTVKLWNATTPCTLRFTADMRSMMWSWTHISKFNKSDSLLLVSGCLSNTSRNGKIAIFDLKQEFRVMCCIPVKPFSAFGAWYDENHIFTSISHRIDFFETISAVWLAKATPEVKSDRKYARTNPFRFKHLGEYRGVKLFMVANVPVDAGQGLLSASDEEFAVHSREYVPGQNSNPLSYQRASCSPLVPGLAETKKEDVPREKLLIFKFGELSDRVGIKRMREDEIVKEEDMAGGVDWSDTEVSLLSADSIAGNDRFTVLDATINMSGRIVGMALSPDERYLYMNIQRLVTNDEGGEPLEPLSFVNQMNTRVIDLVTYTEVGAVLTSHTGVTEGRFLIYLDVSQLYVASGSHDNQGYMWDRHYGVHVRCFPHSDAVNSCALNPRNSEMLVTASDDNTIRIWRSRRHMRQMRQREGNIDENPL; this is encoded by the exons ATGGATCAAGCGCGAACCTCCACCATGGACGAGGAAAACACGGAAGAATGGGGCGAAGGATTTGTGAGTGCTGGAAATTCACTTCATCTGCTGGACCTCCCAGATTCCCTGCTGCTGAAGGTGTTGATGTCACTGCCACTTGAGAGTGTGAAGAGTGTCTCCCTCACCTGTCTCCGTTTCAACCGCATCACCTGTGATGAGCAGCTGTGGAAGACACTTTTTCAGCGGGATTTCAAg atTTCGCGATCCCACCCCATGCATCCCCGAGCGTGTGCGTGGCGCACAGAGTATCGGAGACTGCACGACGAATCACCGGCAGAGTTTTGCCAAGAGCTGACGGATCACGATGATGAAGTTTGGCACGTCACTTTCTCACATGACGGCACCATGTTTGCTACGTGTTCCAAGGATGGGACGGTAAAG TTATGGAACGCCACCACGCCATGTACACTGCGTTTCACCGCTGACATGAGGTCAATGATGTGGAGCTGGACACATATTTCGAAGTTCAACAAGTCCGACTCACTGCTGCTTGTTTCCGGTTGTCTCAGCAATACAAGTCGGAACGGAAAAATTGCAATCTTCGATTTAAAGCAAG AGTTCAGAGTGATGTGCTGTATTCCAGTTAAACCTTTTAGTGCGTTTGGTGCGTGGTATGATGAAAACCACATCTTCACAAGTATCTCACACCGAATCGATTTCTTTGAGACCATATCCGCTGTGTGGCTTGCCAAG GCAACTCCAGAGGTGAAGTCGGACCGGAAGTATGCGAGGACAAACCCTTTCCGCTTCAAACATCTCGGCGAGTACCGCGGCGTAAAACTTTTCATGGTGGCGAACGTTCCTGTTGACGCCGGACAAGGATTACTTTCAGCTTCTGACGAAGAGTTCGCGGTTCACAGCAGAGAGTATGTCCCTGGGCAGAACAGCAACCCGCTTAGTTATCAGCGTGCTTCCTGCAGCCCTCTTGTGCCAGGCTTGGCTGAAACAAAGAAGGAAGATGTTCCAAGGGAAAAACTGTTGATTTTCAAATTTGGCGAGCTGTCAGATCGTGTAGGCATCAAGCGAATGAGGGAAGACGAGATTGTGAAAGAGGAGGACATGGCAGGGGGTGTGGACTGGTCGGACACGGAGGTATCCCTCCTCAGCGCTGACAGTATAGCTGGCAATGACCGCTTCACAGTGCTGGACGCTACTATCAACATGTCGGGACGCATTGTCGGCATGGCGCTGTCTCCCGACGAAAG ATACCTGTACATGAATATTCAGCGGTTAGTCACGAACGACGAAGGAGGGGAACCTCTGGAGCCGCTGTCATTCGTCAACCAGATGAACACCCGTGTCATTGACCTTGTGACCTACACAGAGGTCGGCGCCGTCCTGACGTCACACACAGGCGTCACTGAAGGACGCTTCTTGATATACCTGGATGTTAGTCAGCTTTATGTTGCCAG TGGTTCGCATGATAACCAGGGCTACATGTGGGATCGTCACTACGGAGTGCACGTGCGATGTTTCCCCCACAGTGACGCCGTCAACAGCTGTGCACTCAACCCCCGTAACTCCGAGATGCTGGTCACCGCTAGTGACGACAACACCATCAGGATCTGGAGATCACGGCGCCACATGCGACAAATGCGACAAAGGGAGGGAAATATTGATGAGAATCCACTGTGA